One genomic window of Leptospira perdikensis includes the following:
- a CDS encoding TAT-variant-translocated molybdopterin oxidoreductase encodes MKDDSFQKEKKSLWQSYELRGTSRERELQKQEFYKSPDPLIAKIKKGDFDRKTFLKFMGASVVMTTVGCIQKPAEKIVPYVNLTIKNPDNNEVEQYDFVKHGHSYHYASVCGGCSVGCGILVKAKDGRPLKLEGNPNHPISEGALCASGQASIFDLYDADRAKEPQQVVNGTAKSSDWFVLDKAVKEKLNANKGKTIVVTKPLSSPATGEFISEFLKSVGGGKHIEVAFASSDDAITIAQEKSYGKAVLPNYHFDKAKVILSIDSDFLNHTNYHNDFSKRRDLQDKGVKSFNAFIAAETHPSMTGSNADQRVPLKPGDQRKFALVIAKALSDLGVGGATGVSGINVETSAAELGISKEVVLRTAKALASAKGESLVVAGGSNTLTEDSVDLQIAVNMLNSMLGNDGKTIDAGNPLKEGRSNYTENLKTLAKDLKERKAGVVILFGVNPVYQAPNGDEWKKLLHEAAQVVQVSDRVDETALASNWLAPVSHFLESWGDNESVAGIVSVQQPTIRPIFQSKAFEDMLITWAGGSLLGASSLYDYLKTKYSKKTNWEDLLRKGVLVSGNPKADKGARSFRGNIAPLTASKSGLTVSLYESTALGAGERANNSQLQELPDPVSKVTWDNYVAISPQYSRSSGIKLNDVVTVTVGGKSFELPALIQPGLHPEAVGIALGYGRTNVGEIGNGVGKNANTLAAEVNGSFVYSGLSITLSPTGKKYKLATTQDHHMMSPGVMMGVEWKERPLIISAKLQDYAKNPGAGIPEPEIPKILIDGKLQRAQGANAPSDQPGSQFAYPGYKWGMAVDLTSCSGCGACVVACNIENNVPMVGRDEVRMGREMHWLRIDRYYIGDPEKPESLEIAHQPLMCQHCDNAPCETVCPVAATVHSTEGTNDMVYNRCVGTRYCSNNCPYKVRRFNWLEHWNEHNLLGEATPTFKARPPRNLGLNPDVTVRSRGVMEKCNFCASRVAEKKIAAKNEGRTLRDGEVKAACEQTCSSNSIVFGNVNDPESKVAKLLKDPRSYKLLEYLNIGPAVSYMTRVRNEV; translated from the coding sequence ATGAAAGACGATAGTTTCCAAAAAGAAAAAAAATCGCTTTGGCAATCTTATGAACTTCGCGGAACTTCTCGCGAACGTGAATTGCAAAAGCAAGAGTTCTATAAATCTCCAGATCCCCTAATTGCAAAAATCAAAAAGGGTGATTTCGACAGAAAAACTTTCTTAAAGTTTATGGGTGCTTCTGTAGTTATGACTACGGTTGGTTGTATCCAAAAACCTGCAGAGAAAATTGTTCCTTATGTAAACCTCACCATCAAGAACCCAGACAATAACGAAGTAGAACAATACGACTTCGTAAAACATGGACACTCTTACCACTACGCATCAGTTTGCGGTGGATGTTCTGTTGGTTGCGGAATTTTAGTAAAAGCAAAAGACGGACGACCTTTGAAACTCGAAGGAAATCCAAACCATCCTATTTCGGAAGGTGCTCTTTGTGCTTCTGGCCAAGCTTCAATCTTTGATCTTTATGATGCAGACCGTGCTAAAGAACCACAACAAGTGGTGAATGGAACTGCAAAGTCTAGTGACTGGTTTGTTTTAGACAAAGCTGTAAAAGAGAAACTAAATGCCAACAAAGGGAAAACCATTGTTGTTACAAAACCTCTTTCTTCTCCTGCAACTGGAGAATTCATTTCTGAATTCTTAAAATCAGTTGGTGGTGGAAAACACATCGAAGTTGCTTTTGCTTCTTCTGATGATGCAATTACAATTGCGCAAGAAAAATCTTACGGAAAGGCTGTTTTACCAAACTACCATTTCGACAAAGCAAAAGTAATTCTTTCCATCGATAGTGACTTTTTAAATCACACAAACTACCACAATGACTTCTCTAAAAGAAGAGATCTGCAAGACAAAGGTGTAAAATCCTTCAATGCTTTCATTGCGGCAGAAACTCATCCGTCAATGACGGGTTCCAACGCTGACCAAAGAGTCCCTTTAAAACCAGGTGACCAAAGAAAGTTTGCTCTTGTGATTGCTAAGGCTCTTTCTGATTTGGGAGTGGGTGGTGCAACCGGAGTTTCTGGAATCAACGTAGAAACATCGGCAGCGGAGCTTGGAATTTCCAAAGAAGTCGTTCTTCGCACAGCGAAAGCTCTTGCTTCGGCAAAGGGTGAGTCTCTAGTTGTTGCTGGTGGATCCAATACTCTTACTGAGGATTCTGTTGATCTACAAATCGCAGTGAACATGTTAAACAGCATGCTCGGTAACGATGGAAAAACCATCGATGCTGGAAATCCTTTGAAAGAAGGACGATCCAACTATACCGAAAACTTAAAAACTCTCGCAAAAGACTTAAAAGAAAGAAAGGCCGGTGTGGTTATTCTTTTCGGTGTGAACCCTGTCTACCAAGCGCCAAACGGAGATGAGTGGAAAAAACTCCTTCACGAAGCAGCACAAGTAGTACAAGTTTCTGACCGAGTGGATGAAACAGCTCTTGCTTCCAACTGGCTTGCTCCAGTATCACACTTCCTTGAGTCTTGGGGAGATAACGAATCGGTAGCAGGAATTGTATCTGTACAACAACCTACCATCCGACCAATTTTCCAATCCAAAGCGTTTGAAGACATGCTCATCACTTGGGCTGGCGGATCTCTCCTTGGTGCGAGTTCGTTATACGACTACCTCAAAACAAAATACTCTAAAAAAACAAACTGGGAAGACCTACTTAGAAAAGGTGTGTTGGTTTCTGGTAATCCAAAAGCTGACAAAGGCGCGCGTTCCTTCCGCGGAAACATCGCACCTCTCACGGCTTCTAAGTCTGGTTTAACTGTTTCTCTTTACGAAAGCACCGCACTCGGGGCAGGCGAAAGAGCAAACAACTCGCAACTCCAAGAACTTCCAGATCCAGTATCAAAAGTCACTTGGGACAATTATGTTGCGATCAGCCCACAATACTCTCGTTCGTCGGGAATCAAATTGAATGATGTTGTCACAGTCACTGTTGGCGGTAAATCATTTGAACTTCCGGCTCTCATCCAACCAGGTCTCCATCCAGAAGCAGTGGGAATTGCTCTTGGTTACGGAAGAACAAACGTGGGTGAGATTGGAAACGGAGTAGGGAAAAATGCAAATACTCTTGCAGCAGAAGTAAACGGATCCTTTGTTTACTCTGGACTTTCGATCACTCTCTCTCCTACAGGAAAGAAATACAAACTCGCTACCACACAAGACCATCATATGATGAGCCCTGGTGTGATGATGGGTGTTGAGTGGAAAGAAAGACCTCTTATCATTTCTGCAAAACTCCAAGATTATGCTAAAAATCCTGGTGCAGGAATTCCTGAACCAGAGATTCCAAAAATCTTAATCGATGGAAAACTACAAAGAGCCCAAGGAGCTAACGCTCCTTCTGACCAACCAGGAAGCCAATTCGCATACCCAGGATACAAATGGGGTATGGCTGTGGATCTTACTTCTTGTTCTGGTTGTGGAGCTTGTGTTGTTGCTTGTAATATTGAAAACAACGTGCCAATGGTAGGACGTGATGAAGTCAGAATGGGTCGTGAGATGCATTGGCTTCGTATTGACCGTTACTACATCGGTGATCCTGAAAAACCGGAATCACTCGAAATTGCGCACCAACCACTGATGTGCCAACATTGCGACAATGCTCCTTGTGAGACAGTTTGTCCGGTAGCTGCGACTGTTCACAGTACGGAAGGAACCAACGATATGGTTTACAACCGTTGTGTGGGAACTCGTTACTGCTCGAACAACTGCCCTTACAAAGTGCGTCGTTTTAATTGGTTAGAACATTGGAATGAACACAACTTACTTGGCGAAGCAACACCTACATTTAAGGCACGCCCTCCAAGAAACCTTGGTCTCAACCCAGATGTAACCGTTCGTTCTCGTGGGGTTATGGAAAAATGTAACTTCTGTGCTTCTCGAGTTGCTGAGAAAAAAATCGCAGCGAAAAACGAAGGAAGAACATTGCGAGATGGAGAAGTGAAAGCTGCATGTGAACAAACATGTTCTTCTAATTCCATTGTGTTCGGTAACGTAAACGATCCTGAATCTAAAGTAGCGAAGCTCTTGAAAGACCCTAGGTCTTACAAACTTCTGGAATACCTAAACATCGGACCTGCTGTCAGCTACATGACTCGCGTTCGAAACGAAGTTTAA
- a CDS encoding DUF3341 domain-containing protein produces the protein MYLPKLEQFHKYKEMDEGVLGIFETPEAIMHAAEKAKEKDYKGFDCILPYPVHGIDEAMGTPRSGLPWVTFFAGIFGCTIGILFQYLTHAHDWPLNISGKSLNAWFAYVPIIFELTVFSAGIYTVAALCFLSGIPKATRRILHPDLTSHRFGLWIPKSAKGYNESEVVSFVKGLGGAEVTVVKPENQK, from the coding sequence ATGTATCTTCCAAAATTAGAACAGTTTCACAAATATAAAGAAATGGATGAAGGAGTTCTCGGAATTTTCGAGACTCCCGAAGCAATCATGCATGCGGCAGAAAAAGCCAAAGAAAAAGACTACAAAGGATTTGATTGTATCCTTCCATATCCTGTTCACGGGATCGATGAAGCGATGGGAACTCCAAGATCTGGACTTCCTTGGGTCACTTTCTTTGCAGGTATTTTTGGATGCACGATCGGAATTCTATTCCAGTATCTGACTCATGCCCATGACTGGCCTCTCAATATCTCTGGAAAATCTCTCAACGCTTGGTTTGCCTATGTGCCAATCATCTTTGAATTAACAGTATTTTCTGCAGGGATTTACACTGTAGCTGCCCTATGTTTTTTAAGCGGTATTCCAAAAGCGACCCGACGAATCCTTCACCCGGATTTGACATCTCACAGGTTCGGACTTTGGATTCCAAAATCTGCTAAAGGTTATAACGAATCAGAAGTTGTTTCGTTCGTAAAAGGCCTTGGTGGAGCGGAAGTAACCGTGGTAAAACCGGAGAACCAAAAATGA
- the nrfD gene encoding NrfD/PsrC family molybdoenzyme membrane anchor subunit, which yields MSLAQAVRDKLDIPDLVTGGKSLKDVTVDIAKPNEDFPTKLWWNTFLLVLTITLIDVAIIGYLFYEGLYLLGINNPVGWGFFVVNFVFWIGIGHAGTLISAVLFLFRQGWRTGINRAAEAMTIFAVLVAASNLILHVGRPWLGFWLFPYPNERGPLWVNFRSPLIWDTFAVSTYLSISMVFWYLGLIPDLATLRDRATETWRKNLYNVLSFGWVGSARSWSHLEIVSMILAALSTPLVLSVHTIVSFDFAVSILPGWHTTIFPPYFVAGAIFSGFAMVVTLMVIAREVFNLKNYITMKHLDNMNKIMMVTGLIVGLAYGTEFFIAWYSGNEYEVFAFWNRAFGPYGWAYFIMISCNVLSPQVFWFRKLRYNIPVMFVASLVVNVGMWFERFVIMMTLNRDFLPSSWAMYTPTLFDYAMLIGTFGIFFTLFLLWCRIMPVIAIAEVKTVMPQKEGAHH from the coding sequence ATGTCATTAGCACAAGCAGTTCGAGATAAATTAGACATCCCCGACCTGGTAACAGGCGGGAAGTCGCTTAAAGATGTAACCGTTGATATCGCAAAACCAAACGAAGATTTTCCTACCAAACTTTGGTGGAACACCTTCCTTTTGGTTCTTACGATCACCCTGATTGACGTAGCCATCATCGGTTATTTGTTTTATGAAGGTCTTTACTTACTCGGGATCAACAACCCAGTAGGTTGGGGATTTTTCGTAGTAAACTTCGTATTCTGGATCGGTATCGGTCACGCAGGAACATTGATTTCTGCGGTTCTATTCCTCTTCCGTCAAGGTTGGAGAACGGGGATTAACCGTGCTGCGGAAGCGATGACAATCTTTGCCGTACTCGTTGCGGCATCGAACCTCATCCTTCACGTAGGTCGTCCTTGGCTCGGGTTTTGGTTGTTTCCTTATCCAAACGAAAGAGGTCCACTTTGGGTGAACTTCCGTTCCCCACTCATTTGGGACACGTTTGCGGTATCAACCTACCTTTCCATCTCAATGGTGTTCTGGTATTTAGGACTCATTCCTGACCTTGCCACACTTCGTGACCGTGCAACGGAAACTTGGAGAAAGAACTTATACAACGTTCTTTCTTTTGGTTGGGTTGGATCGGCGAGATCTTGGTCTCATTTGGAAATCGTTTCCATGATTTTGGCAGCTCTTTCCACTCCACTCGTTCTTTCGGTTCACACCATCGTATCTTTTGACTTTGCGGTTTCCATCCTTCCTGGTTGGCACACGACTATTTTCCCTCCATACTTTGTTGCCGGTGCGATTTTCTCCGGTTTCGCTATGGTAGTAACGCTCATGGTCATTGCTCGTGAAGTATTCAATCTTAAAAACTACATCACGATGAAACACTTGGACAACATGAATAAAATCATGATGGTAACGGGTCTTATCGTAGGTCTTGCTTACGGAACAGAGTTCTTTATCGCTTGGTATTCTGGAAACGAATATGAAGTGTTCGCGTTCTGGAACAGAGCATTCGGTCCTTACGGTTGGGCTTACTTTATCATGATTTCATGTAACGTATTGTCACCACAAGTATTCTGGTTCCGCAAACTTCGTTACAACATCCCGGTGATGTTTGTGGCTTCTCTTGTGGTAAACGTAGGTATGTGGTTCGAACGATTTGTGATCATGATGACTCTGAACCGTGACTTTTTACCGTCCAGCTGGGCCATGTATACACCGACACTTTTCGACTATGCAATGTTAATCGGAACTTTCGGTATCTTCTTTACTCTCTTCCTTCTCTGGTGCCGAATTATGCCAGTGATTGCGATTGCAGAAGTAAAAACAGTGATGCCACAGAAAGAAGGAGCACACCACTAG
- a CDS encoding c-type cytochrome, protein MKQNIFRVLALAGFLVLVNCDYKTPVYEYFPSMYDSPARESQEADSFATNGSASRIPPKGAIPVGYFPYPYATEATPDTLPGADKGLKNPIAKANLGDLMIGEKRYQTYCTPCHGVRGLGNGTVVGPAPRFQQSPPSVVSDKIRGWSDGQVYHIITMGRGLMGSYAYQIEPEDRWKLIAYIRKLQEYEVQNKKAN, encoded by the coding sequence ATGAAACAAAACATCTTTCGAGTTTTAGCACTTGCGGGATTCCTTGTTCTCGTGAATTGCGATTACAAAACTCCCGTTTATGAATACTTTCCTAGTATGTATGATTCTCCTGCACGGGAATCACAAGAAGCCGATTCCTTTGCAACTAATGGATCTGCTTCTCGAATCCCACCCAAAGGTGCGATTCCGGTAGGATACTTTCCATACCCTTATGCAACAGAAGCAACTCCTGATACTCTTCCAGGAGCTGACAAAGGATTAAAAAATCCAATCGCCAAAGCAAACTTAGGTGATCTTATGATTGGTGAAAAACGTTACCAAACCTACTGTACACCTTGCCACGGGGTAAGGGGACTTGGGAATGGAACGGTTGTAGGACCTGCTCCAAGGTTCCAACAATCACCTCCTTCTGTTGTTTCTGACAAAATCAGAGGTTGGTCCGATGGACAAGTTTATCATATCATTACTATGGGTCGTGGACTTATGGGAAGTTATGCTTACCAAATCGAACCAGAAGACAGATGGAAGCTCATTGCTTACATCCGAAAACTTCAAGAATATGAAGTTCAAAATAAAAAGGCGAACTAG
- a CDS encoding methyl-accepting chemotaxis protein: MKSLKYILGLYTFLSILVLSVVVSTLILYLNWGLLVKVYRGEMENAGKSAGAELSNYYKSQLRIASLLSKQREIVESFQSGKAEFATNLLVGIMQDANGEYENIFLSAPIQNAKIFAAGIPRSIGYQLEEDKTGDHVVVALKKKFLIGSVQESPITGLPVSLVSFPIEDNGKLVGILWIALNLEQVSKRMGEGIHVGANGYVTAITTKGVVFAGPDKTKILKVDLSKIPEGRPILEAKDGAYFEYTENGQDNALLIKRLEEWNTIIGVVLPKSDMNSGFIQVAITALVVVFIITVLVVWGIFRFLKKRLFPLETSVLILDKMAAGDLTESLTLTNNDEIGRMNLALNGFITSIRSSLGEIQKVAEEIASSSEGLRESSASFSDMAQGTAASSEEISATTEEVVASMETTAVSTAKQHNNIVEFNQKILELSKGAIQIEKDTKAALANTENITKQAKLGGESLNQMKEVINVILESSSEMKEVIGIIDEISDQTSLLALNAAIEAARAGEAGRGFAIVAEEISKLSDKTAHSIQAIEDMIGKNSKELEEGAKGIRSSVELLNLIIRDIAEVESVMKRLSEATKSQLSYNQEVDERSAEVGRESESIRGAIEEQKRAIQQISESVLGINNETMHIASGSDLVASSSKSLSHAADTLRSITKRFRISQT; the protein is encoded by the coding sequence ATGAAAAGTTTAAAATACATCCTCGGTCTCTATACCTTTCTTTCGATTCTTGTTTTGTCCGTTGTTGTTTCGACTCTCATTTTGTATCTGAACTGGGGACTCCTTGTCAAAGTGTATCGAGGGGAGATGGAAAATGCAGGCAAAAGTGCCGGTGCCGAACTTTCCAATTATTATAAATCGCAGCTGCGGATCGCAAGTTTACTTTCCAAACAAAGAGAAATTGTGGAATCCTTTCAATCGGGTAAGGCTGAATTTGCGACCAATTTACTTGTTGGGATTATGCAAGATGCTAACGGCGAATATGAAAATATATTTTTATCAGCACCCATTCAAAATGCAAAAATTTTCGCCGCCGGGATTCCCCGTTCTATTGGTTACCAATTGGAGGAAGACAAAACAGGAGACCATGTCGTTGTCGCTCTAAAGAAAAAGTTTTTAATTGGATCTGTTCAGGAATCGCCTATCACTGGTTTGCCGGTAAGTTTGGTTTCTTTTCCCATTGAAGACAATGGAAAGTTAGTAGGAATTCTTTGGATCGCTTTGAATTTAGAACAAGTTTCCAAAAGAATGGGGGAAGGCATTCATGTTGGCGCCAATGGTTATGTAACAGCCATCACCACAAAGGGAGTTGTTTTTGCCGGTCCTGACAAAACGAAAATTCTAAAAGTCGATTTGAGTAAAATTCCGGAAGGCCGTCCCATCTTGGAAGCCAAAGATGGTGCTTACTTTGAATATACAGAAAATGGGCAGGACAATGCCCTTCTCATCAAACGTTTAGAAGAATGGAATACCATCATTGGAGTGGTTCTGCCTAAATCTGATATGAATTCTGGATTCATTCAGGTAGCAATCACGGCTCTTGTGGTTGTGTTTATCATCACAGTTCTTGTAGTTTGGGGGATCTTCCGATTCTTAAAAAAACGTCTGTTCCCTTTGGAAACCTCCGTATTAATTTTAGATAAAATGGCAGCAGGGGATTTAACAGAATCATTAACGCTTACCAACAATGATGAAATTGGAAGGATGAATTTGGCTCTCAATGGTTTCATTACAAGCATTCGTAGTTCCCTCGGTGAAATCCAAAAGGTAGCCGAGGAGATCGCTTCATCTTCCGAAGGATTACGAGAGTCTTCTGCTAGTTTTTCTGATATGGCCCAAGGAACAGCAGCTTCTTCGGAAGAGATCTCGGCCACTACAGAAGAAGTGGTCGCCAGCATGGAAACAACGGCCGTATCCACAGCAAAACAACATAACAATATCGTTGAGTTCAACCAAAAGATTTTGGAACTGTCGAAAGGTGCGATCCAAATTGAAAAGGATACTAAAGCGGCCCTTGCCAATACAGAGAACATTACCAAACAAGCCAAACTCGGCGGTGAATCACTCAACCAAATGAAAGAAGTCATCAATGTCATTTTGGAATCTTCTTCTGAGATGAAAGAAGTGATCGGTATCATTGATGAAATCTCCGACCAAACCAGTTTACTCGCCCTCAATGCAGCGATTGAGGCCGCAAGGGCAGGTGAGGCAGGTCGCGGGTTTGCCATAGTCGCAGAAGAGATTTCCAAACTCTCCGATAAAACAGCTCATTCCATCCAAGCCATCGAGGATATGATTGGTAAGAACAGCAAAGAATTGGAAGAGGGTGCAAAAGGAATCCGTTCTTCCGTGGAACTCCTCAATCTCATCATCCGAGATATAGCCGAAGTGGAAAGTGTAATGAAACGACTTTCTGAAGCCACTAAATCCCAACTGAGTTATAACCAGGAAGTCGATGAACGTTCCGCTGAGGTAGGTCGTGAGTCTGAATCCATTCGTGGTGCCATTGAGGAGCAGAAACGAGCCATCCAACAAATTTCAGAATCGGTGCTTGGGATCAATAATGAAACCATGCACATTGCATCAGGGTCCGATCTCGTAGCTTCCTCCTCCAAAAGTCTATCCCATGCAGCAGACACTTTGCGTTCCATCACGAAACGATTTCGAATTTCGCAAACGTAA
- a CDS encoding Cys-rich protein — MKHGKWILSLAIAISFANCQDIVEKKCQAACEVFVSCTEEELKLTLAPDVKRTGRIQCMDGCTTHNSDILQCYDQEPNSCKGFGQCLIQIGTLE; from the coding sequence GTGAAACACGGTAAATGGATCTTAAGTCTTGCGATAGCTATCAGTTTTGCAAATTGCCAAGATATAGTGGAAAAAAAATGCCAAGCTGCTTGCGAAGTATTTGTTTCTTGTACGGAAGAAGAATTAAAACTTACCTTAGCACCTGATGTCAAACGTACAGGCCGAATCCAATGTATGGATGGATGTACCACTCACAATAGTGACATCCTTCAATGTTATGACCAAGAACCCAATTCCTGTAAAGGGTTTGGACAATGCCTCATCCAAATTGGTACTTTAGAATGA
- a CDS encoding ArnT family glycosyltransferase: MKETLNTSERIFYRILLLLASLPVLFTLPLDVIDIDSSQYASISRELVLSGDFFTLFDNGRRYLDKPILTFWTIASSFSLFGISNIAFRIPAILITLLSVFSIYRITLLTGGKERQGYLASFAYLLAPGVYAMVVDPKIDVYLTAYLVFTYHFYYLGRKKNPNYFYLMYLMMSMGFVTKGPISVVIPALSIGGDILFRRDWKLLLSMKIPTGIFVLASLPAFWCVLLYKSFNSYGPSFFLWIQSFGRFYKEMYDVKFDPFYFYKSFSWAFFSGVLPMIIYLAFRTYNYIKSFGWKEILRKIRANEYKEIDFVIPFWVFLFLFLISFSRFPLPQYTYWVLPGAALYFGKLAEESLFRSSVERLRPSFLIAGLVYLVGYFLIPVFVADVGILYYVFGIIGILFIVLSAQLIPLEVLVTLVGATLFFSAISLEFYPLLTSYQPSKEFGAKIKELEPNEPVVYTFWLSNSKRSYGFYAERNFRNVYDKEKLDKLWTEKPERLLILPSEKLAQLQDLVGSGYSIEPVLERESFKVATPTVGFLKKETRGLVTKKISLIWLKKIQGKSSKNSKV; this comes from the coding sequence ATGAAAGAAACACTTAACACCTCAGAAAGAATTTTTTATCGAATTTTATTACTTCTTGCATCCCTTCCGGTTTTATTCACTCTTCCTTTAGATGTAATCGATATTGATAGTTCGCAATACGCTAGTATTAGTCGCGAACTCGTGTTATCTGGAGATTTTTTTACTTTATTTGATAATGGAAGACGTTACTTAGATAAACCCATTTTGACTTTTTGGACGATTGCTAGTTCTTTTTCCTTATTCGGAATTAGTAATATTGCATTTCGAATTCCAGCAATTCTTATCACCTTACTTTCCGTTTTTTCAATTTATCGGATCACCTTATTGACTGGTGGAAAAGAAAGACAAGGATATCTTGCTTCTTTTGCTTACCTTTTGGCACCTGGGGTTTATGCTATGGTGGTAGATCCAAAGATTGATGTCTATCTCACTGCTTATTTAGTTTTTACTTATCATTTTTACTATCTTGGAAGGAAAAAAAATCCCAATTATTTCTATCTGATGTATTTGATGATGTCTATGGGGTTTGTCACCAAAGGCCCAATTTCTGTAGTCATCCCTGCATTGTCTATTGGTGGAGATATTTTATTCCGTAGAGATTGGAAGTTACTTCTTTCTATGAAAATACCTACAGGTATTTTTGTTCTCGCCTCCCTTCCTGCTTTTTGGTGTGTTTTATTATACAAAAGTTTTAACTCGTATGGTCCTTCCTTCTTTTTATGGATCCAGTCTTTCGGGCGATTTTATAAAGAGATGTATGATGTGAAGTTTGATCCATTTTACTTTTATAAATCTTTTTCATGGGCATTCTTTAGTGGTGTTTTGCCAATGATCATTTATCTCGCTTTTCGAACTTACAATTATATTAAGTCATTTGGATGGAAGGAAATCCTCAGAAAAATTAGAGCCAACGAATACAAAGAAATTGATTTTGTGATTCCATTCTGGGTTTTTTTGTTTTTGTTTTTAATTTCGTTTTCTCGTTTTCCACTCCCACAATATACCTATTGGGTACTTCCTGGTGCGGCGCTCTATTTTGGAAAACTTGCGGAAGAGAGTTTATTTCGTTCGAGTGTGGAACGCCTTCGTCCGTCCTTCTTAATTGCTGGCCTTGTTTATTTGGTAGGATACTTTCTCATCCCTGTTTTTGTAGCAGATGTAGGAATTCTATACTATGTATTTGGAATCATTGGGATCCTATTTATTGTATTGTCGGCCCAACTCATTCCCCTAGAAGTGCTTGTCACTCTTGTGGGAGCCACTTTGTTTTTCAGTGCGATTAGTTTAGAATTTTATCCTTTATTGACAAGTTACCAACCTTCCAAAGAGTTTGGTGCCAAAATCAAAGAACTGGAACCAAACGAACCTGTGGTTTATACTTTTTGGTTGTCCAATTCCAAACGTTCCTACGGTTTTTATGCGGAACGGAATTTTAGGAATGTGTATGATAAGGAGAAATTAGATAAACTTTGGACTGAAAAGCCAGAAAGGCTCCTCATCCTGCCTTCTGAAAAACTCGCCCAATTGCAAGACCTCGTAGGGTCTGGATACAGCATAGAGCCGGTTCTCGAGCGGGAGTCCTTTAAAGTGGCCACTCCAACCGTTGGTTTTTTGAAAAAAGAGACGAGGGGCCTTGTCACAAAGAAAATTTCTTTGATTTGGCTAAAAAAAATTCAGGGGAAATCTTCTAAAAATTCGAAAGTATAA
- a CDS encoding cytochrome c3 family protein, producing the protein MNIKILKISVPIVAIAALAYLIFSPSRYVGYSPDQPIPFNHKIHAGDNKIDCKYCHTGVENSAHATVPPSSTCMNCHGAGNVAGNQEHVKWLKEQYDSNTPVSWVKVHDQPDFVYFNHSRHVQRGVDCSTCHGNMAEMVKVRQSKSLNMGFCVDCHRENNAPNDCSTCHR; encoded by the coding sequence ATGAATATAAAAATACTCAAGATCTCTGTGCCTATCGTTGCAATTGCAGCCTTAGCATATTTGATTTTTTCACCTAGCCGTTATGTGGGCTATTCACCCGACCAGCCCATCCCCTTCAACCATAAGATACATGCCGGCGATAACAAAATCGACTGTAAGTATTGCCATACTGGTGTTGAAAATTCGGCCCATGCCACAGTTCCCCCAAGTTCCACTTGTATGAACTGCCATGGAGCAGGTAACGTAGCGGGAAACCAAGAACATGTTAAATGGCTCAAAGAACAGTACGATAGCAACACTCCAGTATCCTGGGTGAAGGTCCATGACCAACCAGACTTCGTATACTTCAACCATTCACGACACGTACAACGCGGTGTCGATTGTTCCACATGCCACGGTAACATGGCAGAGATGGTAAAGGTTAGACAGTCCAAGTCCCTCAATATGGGATTTTGTGTCGATTGCCATAGAGAGAACAATGCTCCTAACGATTGTTCTACGTGCCACAGATAA